A genomic stretch from Deinococcus multiflagellatus includes:
- a CDS encoding metallophosphoesterase: MWNDVRRAMGVLLVGSLVACAPAVTGSADAGLNAPRVTLEAGRPERLRLVVMGDQGTGTDIQRRVAQGMAAVCAAQGCDLGAALGDNFYPAGPREATSPLFRERFEALYGPLGIPFVMVLGNHDESWLWGGDGADPRGAAAQVAYSRLNPQWVMPGRQYQASVGGLLDLFVVDTAPLAAYLPSVQPQERPGGPWDAAQRAWLARSVAQSVARWRLVLGHHPLYSNGKHGDAGAYDNLPFAFQRGGAVRELYKVACTQADLLLSGHDHALQVFAPQPGCPGTWTAVSGAAGEVGGSRRGTRPAAFEVYGQPGFLWLDITPETLTIRAYTVGEGGAVTMTETARLTKRP; encoded by the coding sequence ATGTGGAACGATGTGCGGCGGGCGATGGGGGTACTGCTGGTGGGGAGCCTGGTGGCCTGTGCGCCAGCGGTGACCGGCTCAGCAGACGCAGGTCTAAACGCGCCGCGCGTGACCCTGGAAGCTGGGCGCCCCGAGCGCCTGCGGCTCGTGGTGATGGGCGACCAGGGCACCGGCACCGATATTCAGCGGCGGGTGGCCCAGGGGATGGCCGCCGTGTGCGCTGCCCAGGGCTGCGACCTGGGCGCGGCACTGGGAGACAACTTCTACCCGGCGGGTCCCCGAGAGGCGACCTCGCCCCTGTTTCGCGAGCGCTTTGAAGCCCTGTATGGCCCGCTGGGCATTCCTTTCGTCATGGTGCTCGGCAACCACGATGAATCCTGGCTCTGGGGCGGCGACGGTGCCGATCCGCGCGGCGCGGCGGCCCAGGTGGCCTACAGCCGCCTCAATCCGCAGTGGGTGATGCCGGGGCGCCAGTATCAGGCCAGCGTGGGCGGCCTGCTGGACCTGTTCGTGGTGGACACCGCGCCGCTGGCCGCCTACCTGCCCTCGGTGCAGCCCCAGGAGCGGCCCGGTGGGCCCTGGGACGCGGCGCAGCGCGCATGGCTGGCGCGCAGCGTGGCCCAGAGTGTGGCCCGCTGGCGGCTGGTGCTGGGGCACCATCCCCTGTACAGCAACGGCAAACACGGCGACGCCGGGGCCTACGACAACCTGCCCTTCGCCTTTCAGCGCGGCGGCGCTGTGCGCGAGCTGTACAAGGTGGCCTGTACCCAGGCCGACCTGCTGCTCAGCGGCCACGACCACGCCCTGCAGGTGTTTGCCCCGCAGCCGGGTTGCCCCGGCACCTGGACCGCCGTGAGCGGCGCCGCTGGCGAGGTGGGCGGCAGCCGCCGGGGCACGCGCCCCGCCGCCTTCGAGGTGTACGGCCAGCCCGGCTTTCTGTGGCTGGACATCACCCCAGAGACGCTGACCATCCGCGCCTACACGGTGGGGGAGGGCGGCGCCGTCACCATGACCGAGACAGCCCGCCTGACCAAACGCCCATGA
- a CDS encoding SIS domain-containing protein produces the protein MSAHLLTLLETLPGAYAGPDRPEEGPYGLVGTGEGTLAAHLAQSLVPGTLARSGTQFVLGSPDAGALATDYADLATVAGAQVRRVATGGTPEEIDVLVPGGPLATYHFAQYVAHASGHNEDARAADALLQDLAARCAPHVTEGNPARDLAWSLWGRTPLLLAAPDAEALPHAWQQLLARTAKTLAVPLLGDSLPLVTGAFEAQHEKGDAKVALLLGDADDTLLLAREVLESRIDEIIHVPYPGGAQGYPGQLALWYFGAWVAAYLAERYGVEAADVPVLARAQGVMSGEDREQARLSAPRDDLRRTNLVRDWAGDDDQTDEDPDYDEDEAED, from the coding sequence ATGAGCGCTCACCTCCTGACCCTGCTTGAAACCCTGCCCGGCGCCTACGCGGGCCCCGACCGCCCGGAAGAGGGGCCCTACGGCTTAGTGGGGACCGGCGAGGGCACCCTGGCCGCGCACCTCGCCCAGAGTCTGGTGCCCGGCACCCTGGCGCGCAGCGGCACCCAGTTCGTGCTGGGCAGCCCCGACGCCGGCGCCCTGGCCACCGACTACGCCGATCTGGCCACTGTGGCGGGCGCGCAGGTGCGCCGCGTGGCCACGGGCGGCACCCCCGAGGAAATTGACGTGCTGGTGCCGGGCGGCCCCCTGGCCACCTACCACTTTGCCCAGTACGTGGCCCACGCCAGCGGCCACAACGAGGACGCCCGCGCCGCCGACGCCCTGCTTCAGGACCTCGCCGCGCGTTGCGCGCCCCATGTCACGGAAGGCAACCCGGCGCGCGACCTCGCCTGGAGCCTGTGGGGCCGCACGCCCCTGCTGCTGGCTGCCCCCGACGCCGAGGCCCTGCCCCACGCGTGGCAACAGCTCCTGGCCCGCACCGCCAAGACGCTGGCCGTGCCCCTGCTGGGCGACAGCCTGCCGCTGGTGACGGGCGCCTTTGAAGCGCAGCACGAGAAGGGCGACGCCAAGGTGGCGCTGCTGCTGGGCGACGCCGACGACACCCTGCTGCTGGCGCGCGAGGTGCTGGAGTCGCGCATTGACGAGATCATTCATGTGCCCTACCCAGGGGGCGCGCAGGGCTACCCTGGGCAACTGGCCCTGTGGTACTTCGGCGCCTGGGTGGCGGCGTATCTGGCCGAGCGGTACGGAGTAGAGGCCGCCGACGTGCCGGTGCTGGCCCGCGCCCAGGGCGTGATGAGCGGCGAGGACCGCGAACAGGCCCGCCTGAGCGCCCCACGCGACGACCTGCGCCGCACGAATCTGGTCCGCGACTGGGCCGGAGACGATGACCAGACGGACGAAGACCCCGACTACGACGAGGACGAAGCAGAAGACTAA
- a CDS encoding glutaredoxin domain-containing protein encodes MIKMYTTSWCPDCHAAKRALTSKGLAYEEINIEQDEQAAQYVMSVNGGKRSVPTLVHGDVAASLSGFRPQKLDAFLAQAGL; translated from the coding sequence ATGATCAAGATGTACACGACGAGCTGGTGCCCCGACTGCCACGCGGCCAAACGCGCCCTGACCAGCAAGGGACTGGCCTACGAGGAAATCAACATTGAGCAGGACGAGCAGGCCGCCCAGTACGTGATGAGCGTGAACGGCGGCAAGCGCAGCGTGCCCACGCTGGTGCACGGCGACGTGGCCGCCAGCCTGAGCGGTTTCCGCCCGCAGAAGCTGGATGCGTTTCTGGCGCAGGCGGGGCTGTAA
- a CDS encoding DUF805 domain-containing protein produces MNEYLKVIKNNYANFRGRARRREFWMFTLINTIILVLLMLPWYPAYISSMSQGETGLPFGAGGLAGIFSILYAVYTLAMILPTLAVTVRRLHDTGKSGWWYLLNLIPFGSIVILVFTVLDSEPGANKWGPNPKGLNTGAAAPASNW; encoded by the coding sequence ATGAACGAGTATCTGAAGGTCATCAAGAACAACTACGCCAACTTCCGGGGCCGCGCCCGGCGCCGCGAATTCTGGATGTTTACACTGATCAACACCATCATTCTGGTGCTGCTGATGCTGCCCTGGTATCCGGCCTACATCTCGTCCATGTCGCAGGGCGAGACGGGCCTGCCGTTCGGCGCTGGTGGACTGGCGGGCATCTTCTCGATCCTGTACGCGGTGTACACGCTGGCAATGATCCTGCCCACCCTGGCCGTCACCGTGCGCCGCCTGCACGACACCGGCAAGAGCGGCTGGTGGTACCTGCTGAACCTGATTCCGTTTGGCAGCATCGTCATTCTGGTGTTCACGGTGCTCGACAGCGAGCCCGGGGCCAACAAGTGGGGGCCGAACCCCAAGGGCCTGAACACGGGCGCCGCCGCCCCCGCCAGCAACTGGTAA
- a CDS encoding GNAT family N-acetyltransferase has protein sequence MSPPVSPTIRPLRPADFAQVRPMLLDMGFVDDEAALAERFPAFCAHPDWALLGAFQGGQVLGYAAAHDTGPDLRSGHAHRTAKLHDLYTHPAARRQGVGRALMREVEAWARGRGLRHLYWYANLREATPAYVGMGYTPGDEVQEGYRFFELDFGAENTRRPHPERGQ, from the coding sequence ATGTCCCCTCCTGTGTCCCCCACCATCCGGCCCCTGCGTCCCGCAGATTTCGCGCAGGTGCGCCCCATGCTGCTGGACATGGGCTTTGTTGACGATGAAGCGGCGCTGGCCGAACGCTTTCCGGCCTTCTGCGCCCACCCCGACTGGGCGCTGCTGGGGGCCTTTCAGGGCGGGCAAGTGCTGGGCTACGCCGCCGCGCACGACACCGGCCCGGACCTGCGCTCGGGCCACGCCCACCGCACCGCCAAGCTGCACGACCTGTACACCCACCCGGCCGCCCGCCGCCAGGGCGTGGGCCGCGCCCTGATGCGCGAGGTGGAGGCCTGGGCACGGGGCCGGGGCCTGCGCCACCTGTACTGGTATGCCAACCTGCGCGAAGCGACCCCCGCTTACGTGGGCATGGGGTACACCCCAGGTGACGAGGTGCAGGAGGGCTACCGTTTCTTCGAGCTGGACTTCGGCGCCGAGAACACCCGCCGCCCGCACCCGGAGCGCGGCCAGTGA
- the infC gene encoding translation initiation factor IF-3, with protein MMNIAKEHKVNEQIRVRQIRLIGAEGEQVGIIDTRDAMQMAREAGMDLVMVSPQAVPPVCRLLDYGRFRYEQQQNEKENRKRARAQEVKAIKFRVKIDDHDFNTKTGHVRRFLEEGHKVKVTIMFRGRERTHPELGERILVRVAEVLADVGAPESNPSMMGMDMNMIMTPKAAPAPKKERAAVAEDGSAPAAPGDSAAAASA; from the coding sequence GTGATGAACATAGCGAAAGAACACAAGGTCAACGAGCAGATTCGGGTGCGCCAGATTCGCCTGATCGGCGCTGAAGGTGAGCAGGTGGGCATTATTGATACGCGTGACGCCATGCAGATGGCGCGCGAGGCCGGGATGGACCTGGTGATGGTCAGCCCCCAGGCCGTGCCCCCTGTGTGCCGCCTGCTCGACTATGGCCGGTTCCGCTACGAACAGCAGCAGAACGAGAAGGAAAACCGCAAGCGGGCCCGCGCGCAGGAAGTCAAGGCGATCAAGTTCCGCGTGAAGATTGACGACCACGACTTCAACACCAAAACCGGGCACGTCCGGCGCTTTCTGGAAGAAGGCCACAAGGTCAAGGTCACCATCATGTTCCGTGGCCGCGAGCGCACCCACCCCGAACTGGGTGAGCGCATTCTGGTCCGCGTGGCCGAAGTGCTGGCCGATGTGGGGGCCCCCGAAAGCAACCCCAGCATGATGGGCATGGACATGAACATGATCATGACCCCCAAAGCCGCGCCCGCGCCCAAGAAAGAGCGCGCCGCCGTGGCCGAGGACGGCAGCGCCCCGGCCGCGCCGGGCGACAGCGCCGCTGCAGCCAGCGCGTAA
- a CDS encoding amylo-alpha-1,6-glucosidase: MTAPDFAAPAPGAPAWPTAATFGPQAARNPDLEVLLTDGLGGFALSSLAGVPTRCYSGLVVSAQPPVQRAAQFVSPHEVLRLSTRAGLREVALHALEIAPGVFEGQGLDVLSGAALLDLLPEREQAVGGVTVRRRAFSPRGSGAVVFLYEVQSREPVSLVLGGYFVDRDMHAVHRHAPDLTFSAAGREVAVQGERLTRVTVHAPGAALGTLEPRPFTQRVYYRHDAARGEPDHEYVRGAALWDLSFPAGGGRAALVVQGLTPATGEVTVEDPWAAYAQEAARRRALAAQAQAVTGVRDDLVATLAVAADAYLVRRAQPAGTTVIAGYPWFADWGRDTMIALTGVALLTGRWTEAREILDTFLRTLRRGLIPNNFHEDGAGAGYNTVDGALWLAVALERYVTVTGDLDFARLALPALRELLDWHRRGTDHGIRADTDGLLLAGEGGVQLTWMDVKIGDWVVTPRHGKPVEIQGLWLSALGAEGRLSAALGQPAQFAGALAQAQASFARFWQEGAYADTLDPQGLPDHSLRPNVALALALPDTPATPAQVAAAVGDLETELLTPLGLHTLSPLDPRYKGNYGGAQVQRDAAYHQGTVWPWPLTAFVELLLSRGEVGPARAALHGLMGHVWDAGLGHVSEVFAGDSLRPGGCPFQAWSVAELLRAHVLVSRAEAQRAAAPTGS; this comes from the coding sequence GTGACTGCGCCTGACTTTGCTGCGCCCGCGCCCGGCGCCCCCGCCTGGCCCACCGCCGCCACCTTCGGCCCCCAGGCCGCCCGCAACCCCGACCTGGAGGTGCTGCTCACCGACGGCCTGGGCGGCTTTGCCCTCAGCAGCCTCGCCGGGGTGCCCACGCGCTGCTACTCGGGCCTGGTGGTCAGCGCCCAGCCGCCCGTGCAGCGCGCCGCGCAGTTTGTCTCGCCGCACGAGGTGCTGCGCCTGAGCACCCGCGCGGGCCTGCGCGAGGTGGCCCTGCACGCCCTGGAAATTGCGCCCGGGGTCTTTGAAGGGCAGGGGCTGGACGTGCTGAGCGGCGCCGCGCTGCTGGACCTGCTGCCCGAACGCGAACAGGCGGTGGGCGGCGTAACCGTGCGCCGCCGCGCCTTCAGCCCGCGTGGCTCGGGGGCGGTGGTCTTTCTGTACGAGGTGCAGAGCCGCGAACCCGTCAGCCTCGTGCTGGGCGGCTACTTCGTGGACCGCGACATGCACGCGGTGCACCGTCACGCCCCGGACCTGACCTTCAGCGCCGCTGGCCGCGAGGTGGCGGTGCAGGGCGAGCGCCTGACCCGCGTGACTGTGCACGCGCCCGGCGCGGCCCTGGGCACCCTGGAGCCGCGCCCCTTCACCCAGCGCGTGTACTACCGCCACGACGCGGCGCGCGGCGAACCCGATCACGAGTACGTGCGCGGCGCTGCCCTGTGGGACCTGAGCTTTCCGGCTGGCGGCGGGCGCGCGGCCCTGGTGGTGCAGGGCCTGACCCCCGCCACGGGCGAGGTCACGGTGGAAGACCCCTGGGCCGCCTACGCCCAGGAGGCCGCCCGCCGCCGCGCGCTGGCCGCGCAGGCCCAGGCCGTGACCGGGGTGCGCGACGACCTCGTGGCCACCCTGGCGGTCGCCGCCGACGCCTACCTTGTGCGCCGCGCCCAGCCGGCCGGCACCACGGTGATCGCGGGCTACCCCTGGTTTGCCGACTGGGGCCGCGACACCATGATCGCGCTGACTGGTGTAGCGCTGCTGACGGGGCGCTGGACCGAAGCGCGCGAGATTCTGGACACCTTCCTGCGCACGCTGCGCCGGGGCCTGATTCCGAACAACTTTCACGAGGACGGCGCTGGCGCGGGCTACAACACGGTGGACGGCGCCCTGTGGCTGGCGGTGGCCCTGGAACGCTACGTGACCGTGACCGGCGACCTGGACTTTGCGCGCTTGGCGCTCCCGGCCCTGCGCGAATTACTGGACTGGCACCGGCGCGGCACCGACCACGGCATCCGCGCCGACACTGACGGCCTGCTGTTGGCCGGCGAGGGCGGCGTGCAGCTGACCTGGATGGACGTGAAAATTGGCGACTGGGTGGTGACCCCCCGGCACGGCAAGCCCGTGGAGATTCAGGGGCTGTGGCTCTCGGCGCTGGGGGCCGAGGGGCGGCTCTCGGCGGCGCTGGGCCAGCCGGCGCAGTTCGCCGGGGCGCTGGCGCAGGCGCAGGCCAGCTTCGCGCGGTTCTGGCAGGAAGGCGCCTACGCCGACACCCTGGACCCCCAGGGCCTGCCGGACCACAGCCTGCGTCCCAACGTGGCCCTGGCGCTGGCCCTGCCCGACACGCCTGCCACCCCGGCCCAGGTGGCGGCGGCGGTGGGGGACCTGGAAACGGAACTGCTGACCCCCCTGGGCCTGCACACCCTGTCGCCGCTGGACCCGCGCTACAAGGGCAATTACGGCGGCGCGCAGGTGCAGCGCGACGCGGCCTACCACCAGGGCACGGTCTGGCCCTGGCCGCTCACGGCGTTTGTCGAACTGCTGCTCTCCCGGGGCGAGGTGGGGCCGGCGCGCGCGGCCCTCCACGGCCTGATGGGCCATGTGTGGGACGCCGGGCTGGGCCACGTTTCAGAGGTGTTTGCGGGCGACAGCCTGCGCCCGGGGGGCTGCCCGTTTCAGGCCTGGAGCGTGGCTGAACTGCTGCGCGCCCACGTGCTGGTCTCGCGTGCTGAAGCGCAGCGGGCCGCTGCGCCCACCGGGTCCTGA
- a CDS encoding GNAT family N-acetyltransferase: MDGIRMTWTAHLTARAGVTPELEQDLRALLQAAYPQWAAFWAGTSFWGSEPEWHLWLAGPDGRPAAQLGCGRRVAEVGGQALTLMGVGGVATHPAVQGQGLGRQLLGELAAFLRAQALADFAFLQCREEVAPFYERSGLSRVPNPAHFLDPDEGEWVTNAGPTLILPVRRALGDWPPGTVGLRGLPW; this comes from the coding sequence ATGGACGGAATCCGTATGACCTGGACGGCGCACCTCACCGCGCGCGCTGGAGTCACACCAGAGCTGGAACAGGACCTGCGCGCCCTGCTGCAGGCCGCCTACCCGCAATGGGCGGCGTTCTGGGCGGGCACGTCCTTCTGGGGCAGCGAGCCAGAATGGCACCTGTGGCTGGCAGGGCCAGATGGGCGCCCGGCCGCGCAACTGGGCTGTGGGCGGCGCGTGGCCGAGGTAGGCGGGCAGGCGCTGACGCTCATGGGCGTGGGCGGGGTCGCCACCCACCCAGCCGTGCAGGGGCAGGGGCTGGGCCGGCAGTTGCTGGGCGAACTCGCGGCGTTTCTGCGGGCCCAGGCCCTGGCCGACTTTGCCTTTTTGCAGTGCCGCGAAGAGGTGGCCCCTTTTTATGAACGCAGCGGTCTGAGCCGCGTGCCCAACCCCGCCCACTTTCTGGACCCCGATGAGGGCGAGTGGGTGACCAACGCCGGGCCCACGCTGATTCTGCCGGTGCGCCGCGCCCTGGGCGACTGGCCGCCCGGCACCGTGGGGCTGCGGGGCCTGCCCTGGTGA
- a CDS encoding DUF805 domain-containing protein — MNEYLKVIRGNYANFKGRARRREYWMFVLVNFFVSLSLSVMSNALGWTLTPDTTNPLRSLGVLDGLYTLFILVPGLAVSVRRLHDTGRSGWWQLIALIPLVGPLVLLFFLVQDSEDDENDWGGNPKALGSQSDAPLRQW; from the coding sequence ATGAATGAATATTTGAAGGTCATACGGGGGAATTACGCCAACTTTAAAGGTCGTGCCCGCCGCCGCGAGTACTGGATGTTCGTCCTTGTCAACTTCTTTGTCTCGTTGAGCCTGAGTGTCATGAGCAATGCGCTAGGTTGGACCCTTACTCCAGATACCACTAACCCGCTGAGAAGCTTGGGCGTACTGGACGGTCTGTACACCTTGTTCATCTTGGTGCCTGGCCTGGCCGTCAGCGTGCGCCGCCTGCACGACACGGGCAGAAGCGGATGGTGGCAGCTGATTGCCCTCATTCCACTGGTGGGTCCACTGGTGTTGCTGTTTTTCCTGGTTCAGGACAGTGAGGATGACGAGAATGATTGGGGTGGCAATCCAAAGGCACTGGGCTCCCAGAGTGATGCTCCTCTGCGCCAGTGGTAG
- a CDS encoding phosphotransferase enzyme family protein, with product MSTPFAQLSRPAQVARLRASAQAALQAYPLEVRRLRLLNHGFNTTFRVDTTSGERYALRLNVNSRRSPAQLAAEVAWLAALARDTDLQLPVPQPRRDGALLGEVWNEALGHALPATLFSWLPGRDLGEQATPRQLREVGRAAALLHRHAQGFTLPAGAALQSLRDPLMGMGDHLRPGPLLPEDALAVVQAVRTQVDAVLARLYAAQAPRPLHADLHLWNVKWHRGRLSVFDFDDSGLGLPVQDLTISAYYLRPKAELEAALLDGYAAVAPLPDVAPPDYETLVAGRAVVLLNDLLVNTNAEWQAILPRYVPNSVTKLRAYLDSGVFRHDVPGLLDKA from the coding sequence ATGTCCACGCCCTTTGCCCAGCTGTCCCGCCCCGCACAGGTGGCGCGCCTGCGCGCTTCGGCCCAGGCGGCCCTGCAGGCCTACCCGCTGGAGGTCCGGCGCCTGCGCCTGCTCAATCACGGCTTCAACACCACGTTCCGCGTGGACACCACCAGCGGCGAGCGCTACGCCCTGCGCCTGAACGTCAATTCGCGGCGGTCCCCGGCTCAGCTGGCCGCCGAGGTGGCGTGGCTGGCGGCCCTGGCCCGGGACACCGACCTGCAGCTGCCGGTGCCGCAGCCCCGCCGCGACGGCGCTCTGCTGGGCGAGGTCTGGAACGAGGCGCTGGGCCACGCCCTGCCCGCCACCCTGTTTTCCTGGCTGCCGGGCCGGGACCTGGGGGAACAGGCCACGCCCCGGCAGCTGCGCGAGGTGGGGCGCGCGGCGGCCCTCCTGCACCGCCACGCCCAGGGCTTCACGCTGCCCGCTGGCGCGGCCCTGCAGTCCCTGCGGGACCCCCTGATGGGCATGGGCGACCACCTGCGCCCCGGGCCGCTGCTCCCCGAAGACGCGCTGGCCGTGGTTCAGGCGGTGCGCACCCAGGTGGACGCTGTCCTGGCGCGCCTGTATGCTGCGCAGGCCCCGCGCCCGCTGCACGCGGACCTGCACCTGTGGAACGTGAAATGGCACCGTGGGCGCCTGAGCGTCTTTGATTTCGATGACAGCGGCCTGGGCCTGCCCGTGCAGGACCTGACCATCAGCGCCTATTACCTGCGGCCCAAAGCAGAGCTGGAAGCGGCCCTGCTGGACGGTTACGCCGCTGTGGCCCCCCTGCCCGATGTAGCCCCGCCCGACTACGAAACCCTGGTGGCGGGCCGGGCGGTGGTCCTGCTGAACGACCTGCTGGTGAACACAAACGCCGAGTGGCAGGCCATCCTGCCGCGCTACGTGCCCAACAGCGTGACCAAGCTGCGCGCCTACCTGGACAGCGGCGTGTTCCGCCACGACGTGCCGGGCCTGCTGGACAAGGCGTAA
- a CDS encoding NUDIX hydrolase produces the protein MGDLLLPPQATQVGLAVDVAAFAMHAGELRVLLVQRGELPHARDWALPGGFVHPGEELHEAALRELRTETTVELEPRHLEQFFTFGEVNRDPRGRIVSVAHLAVLPAGAVEVSGGGHTLGAAWLSAHQPPRLAFDHQAILDRALGRLQLRLEYANLALEFLPDTFTLPELQGVFEAILNRKLDKRNFRKRVLSQGTLMPSGERRSGVGRPAQLYRRAKGTRTPAL, from the coding sequence GTGGGTGACCTGCTGCTGCCCCCCCAGGCCACCCAGGTGGGGCTGGCGGTGGATGTGGCGGCCTTTGCCATGCACGCCGGGGAACTGCGGGTGCTGCTGGTGCAGCGCGGCGAACTGCCCCACGCCCGCGACTGGGCGCTGCCCGGCGGCTTCGTGCACCCCGGCGAGGAACTGCATGAGGCGGCCCTGCGCGAACTGCGCACCGAAACCACCGTGGAACTGGAACCCCGGCACCTGGAACAGTTCTTCACCTTTGGCGAGGTCAACCGCGATCCGCGCGGGCGCATCGTGAGCGTGGCGCATCTGGCGGTGCTGCCTGCCGGTGCCGTGGAGGTCAGCGGTGGGGGCCACACCCTGGGCGCGGCGTGGCTCAGCGCCCACCAGCCGCCCCGGCTGGCCTTTGACCATCAGGCGATTCTGGACCGGGCACTGGGGCGGCTGCAGCTGCGCCTGGAATACGCCAACCTCGCGCTGGAATTCCTGCCCGACACCTTTACCCTTCCCGAATTGCAGGGGGTCTTTGAGGCCATCTTGAACCGCAAGCTGGACAAGCGCAATTTCCGCAAGCGCGTGCTGTCGCAGGGCACCCTGATGCCCAGCGGCGAGCGCCGCAGTGGCGTGGGCCGCCCCGCCCAGCTGTACCGCCGCGCCAAGGGCACCCGCACCCCGGCGCTGTAA
- a CDS encoding PH domain-containing protein has product MSPVPVAVQTETVPRWWPWVRLALVLPLLFLPALTVGPVLLGLPVYRVQGGQITARSLGAHTVIPAGTPVERRPVGLRGKEVGSVLPGYTVGLFRTDLGRAQVFSDSSQDVAALVFATRPPTVLTPADPDALLRAWRAGETATFRPAQPARPGWELLLLVPLLPLVAFLFSRPRVRYLLDGDALVVRTAGTTTRFPRAGTRATLTTVPLGLRLFGTALPGYYSGTFSTGAVPGGRVQAAAGSSRPAQALLLEAGGPTFYLTPQDPETLAAWFTPAP; this is encoded by the coding sequence ATGTCTCCGGTGCCTGTGGCGGTGCAGACCGAAACCGTCCCCCGCTGGTGGCCCTGGGTGCGGCTGGCCCTGGTGCTGCCGCTGCTGTTCCTCCCTGCACTGACCGTGGGTCCAGTGCTGCTGGGCCTGCCGGTCTACCGCGTGCAAGGCGGCCAGATCACGGCCAGGTCGCTGGGGGCCCACACGGTGATTCCAGCCGGAACGCCCGTGGAGCGCCGTCCCGTTGGGCTGCGCGGCAAGGAGGTCGGCTCGGTTCTGCCCGGTTACACCGTGGGCCTGTTCCGCACCGACCTGGGGCGCGCCCAGGTGTTCAGCGACAGCTCGCAGGACGTGGCGGCGCTGGTGTTCGCCACCCGCCCCCCCACCGTCCTGACCCCCGCCGACCCAGACGCCCTGCTGCGGGCGTGGCGGGCGGGAGAGACGGCGACATTTCGCCCGGCGCAGCCCGCGCGCCCTGGCTGGGAGCTGCTGCTGCTGGTGCCCCTGCTGCCACTGGTGGCCTTTCTGTTCAGCCGGCCCCGGGTGCGCTACCTGCTGGACGGGGACGCGCTGGTGGTGCGGACGGCCGGCACCACCACCCGTTTTCCCCGCGCCGGCACGCGCGCCACGCTCACCACCGTGCCGCTGGGCCTGCGGCTGTTTGGCACCGCGCTGCCGGGCTATTACAGCGGCACCTTCAGCACGGGCGCGGTGCCCGGTGGCCGGGTCCAGGCCGCCGCCGGAAGCAGCCGCCCCGCGCAGGCCCTGCTGCTGGAGGCCGGTGGGCCCACCTTCTACCTCACGCCGCAGGACCCGGAAACGCTGGCTGCTTGGTTCACGCCGGCCCCCTGA